From the genome of Streptomyces sp. NBC_01304:
CCGCGCGCCCTGCTCGGGCTGCTGACCGCCGGACTCTGCCTCCTCGCCGTCGGCGCAGGCCCGGGCCCGGACCGGGACCCGCCGTTCTGGGTGGACCCGGACACCGACGCGGCCCGACAGGTCGCCGCCTGGCAGCAGGCCGGCCGGGACGAGGACGCCGAGGTCATCGAGCGCATCGCCCAACACCCCACGGCGACCTGGCTGGCCGACCCCGACCCGGTGGCCGGGATCCGGCGTGCGGTGCGGGGTGCGGCGCCGGACGGGCGGGCCGTCGTCCTCGTCGCGTACCGCATCCCGCACCGCGACTGCGGCCTCTACTCCGCGGGCGGTGCCCTCGACGGCGCGGACTACCGGGACTGGATCGACCGCTTCGCCGACGCGATCGGCGACGCCCCCGCGCTGGTCGTCCTCGAACCCGATGCGGTCCCGCACATCCTCGACGGCTGTACGCCCGTCGAGCACCACGCGGAGCGGTATGCGCTGCTGTCCGACGCGATCGCCCGCCTCAAGCGGCAGCCGCACACCAAGGTCTATCTGGATGCGGGGCATCCGGCCTGGGTGACCGAGCCCTGGCGGCTCGTGCCGCCGCTGATGCGGGCGGGGGTTGCGGGGGCGGACGGCTTTTCGCTGAACGTGTCCAACTTCCATAAGACGTCGGATGTGCGGGCGTACGGGGTGCGGCTCGGGGAGCTGCTCGGCGACAAGCACTTCGTGATCGACACCAGTCGCAACGGGAGTGGTTCGCCCGATTTCCGTGTGCCGCTCGCCTGGTGCAACCCGCCCGGGTTGACGCTGGGCTCCGCCCCGACCCGGCTTACCGGGCATCGCCTGGTCGACGCGCATCTGTGGGTCAAGCATCCCGGTGACTCGGACGGGCCTTGCCGGGGTGGGCCGCCGGCGGGGCATTGGTGGCCGGAGTATGCGCTGGATCTGGCTCGGCGGTCTTGATTTCCGCCCCGCCCCGCCCCTTCCCGTAAGGCTGCCGCCGGCTTCAAAAGATTGTCCTCAAACGCCGGACGGGCTGATCAGGACCGCTCGCACACGAAGATCGCCGTCCCCGGGATCAACGACCCTCGCAGGGGAGACCAGCCACCCCACTCCTGGCTGTTCCACTCGGGCCACTCCGGCTCCACCAGGTCCACGAGGCGGAAGCCGCCCGCGACCACGTCGCGGACCCGGTCGCCGATCGTGCGGTGGTGCTCCACATAGACCGCGTTGCCGGAATCGTCCTGCTCCACATAAGGCGTGCGGTCGAAGTAGGAGGCCGCGACGGACAGGCCCTCGGGGCCCGGCTCGTCGGGGAAGGCCCAGCGGATCGGGTGCGTGACGGAGAAGACGAAGCGGCCGCCGGGACGCAGCACCCGGTGCACGTCGCGCAGGACGAGGACCGGGTCGGCGACGAACGGCAGGGCGCCGTAGGCGGAGCAGGCCAGGTCGAAGGAGCCGTCTGCGAAGGGCAGCACCCCGGCGTCCGCGCACACCAGCGGGAACGTGGGGGAAGAGGAGGAGAAGCCCGCGATGCGCAGCGCGTGCTGGAGCTGGCGGTGCGAGATGTCAAGCGCCACCGGGTGGGCGCCCTGCGCGGCGAGCCAGCGCGAGCACTGCGCGGCGCCGGCGCCGATCTCCAGGACCCGGAGGCCCTTCAGTGACTCCACGGGGCCGAGGAGACCGGCCTCGATCTCGTCGAGGCCCTCGGGACCCCAGACGAAACGGTCATCGCCGAGGAAGGTGCCGTGGTCGTTCTGGTACTCGTCGGCGTTCCGGTCCCACCAGCCACGGTTGGCGCGACTGCTCTCCGTGACATCGGCGCTACGGCGGGTGGCCTCGGGCTCGGACTGCTCGGACTCTTGGATGATCTGCTCCATGGTCGTACTCTTCCGTCGAACCCTGTAGCGGCAGGGGTGTACTGCGGCCCGGATGGCCTGCTGCGACAGGTCTTGTGCCGGGTATGCGGCGTTCCGCCCCGGGTGTGCGACTTCGCGCATTGACCCTGCCCAGCGACCCCCGTATGCTACAAGTTGCGCTGGCGGCCTGCGCTCCTCAGACAGAGCAGGGTGCGCTCGCATCTGTTGTATGTCCCCTCGGTTACCGAGGCGATTCCGTTTTACCCGTCCGGGAGATCTGAGTTCTTCAGAAATCTCCC
Proteins encoded in this window:
- a CDS encoding glycoside hydrolase family 6 protein, whose amino-acid sequence is MFRRRRHPRPPRALLGLLTAGLCLLAVGAGPGPDRDPPFWVDPDTDAARQVAAWQQAGRDEDAEVIERIAQHPTATWLADPDPVAGIRRAVRGAAPDGRAVVLVAYRIPHRDCGLYSAGGALDGADYRDWIDRFADAIGDAPALVVLEPDAVPHILDGCTPVEHHAERYALLSDAIARLKRQPHTKVYLDAGHPAWVTEPWRLVPPLMRAGVAGADGFSLNVSNFHKTSDVRAYGVRLGELLGDKHFVIDTSRNGSGSPDFRVPLAWCNPPGLTLGSAPTRLTGHRLVDAHLWVKHPGDSDGPCRGGPPAGHWWPEYALDLARRS
- a CDS encoding class I SAM-dependent methyltransferase; amino-acid sequence: MEQIIQESEQSEPEATRRSADVTESSRANRGWWDRNADEYQNDHGTFLGDDRFVWGPEGLDEIEAGLLGPVESLKGLRVLEIGAGAAQCSRWLAAQGAHPVALDISHRQLQHALRIAGFSSSSPTFPLVCADAGVLPFADGSFDLACSAYGALPFVADPVLVLRDVHRVLRPGGRFVFSVTHPIRWAFPDEPGPEGLSVAASYFDRTPYVEQDDSGNAVYVEHHRTIGDRVRDVVAGGFRLVDLVEPEWPEWNSQEWGGWSPLRGSLIPGTAIFVCERS